Sequence from the Pontibacter pudoricolor genome:
GGTTACGAACGGGCGCGGCAAAAAAGACGGCAACGGAGCGAGCTGGTAACTGCTTACGCAATTGCTCTCTCCGTTGCCGGTGAAATTCTTTATCTAATGTATCAGATGGCTTGTCCGGTAATACACGCGACTGTGCCGTGACAGCTGTTATAGTTGCCCAAACCAGCAGCACGCATAGCCGGAAGGCGGCCATTAGTACAGGATATAGCCTTGCTCTACTGCTTTGTTAAGAACAGCAGTGATACCATTCTTGTTGATAGTTCTTAAAGCTGAAGTAGAAACTTTCAGTGTGATCCATGCATCCTCTTCAGGGATGTAGAAACGCTTCTTCTGAAGGTTTGGATAAAATCTACGCTTCGTTTTATTGTTAGCGTGTGATACGTTATTTCCTACTTGAGGTCTTTTACCGGTTAGGTCGCAAACTCGTGCCATCTTGTATTATCT
This genomic interval carries:
- the rpmB gene encoding 50S ribosomal protein L28, whose protein sequence is MARVCDLTGKRPQVGNNVSHANNKTKRRFYPNLQKKRFYIPEEDAWITLKVSTSALRTINKNGITAVLNKAVEQGYILY